The Arachis hypogaea cultivar Tifrunner chromosome 14, arahy.Tifrunner.gnm2.J5K5, whole genome shotgun sequence genome has a segment encoding these proteins:
- the LOC112741612 gene encoding uncharacterized protein isoform X1, with protein sequence MLRKRSKVVVLEQRVLRKMKTLFWVVFVSVVASAWLPLSECFKKPAGLARKEDIPYIKCQVCEILAKQLHQQVKNKQAEIAPKKISEYEIIEITENVCNLKKVEADWILRIDIVEKEDRLELVEHDSEGQCNSECKTIERACQEVIGYSDTDVAEYLYSSKPDADSLYKYLCRDLTKACSTKPPPVPKDRIPGEAFVAKSDKEAEMEKLLKSMEGMPGAPGMKMYSRDDLMNMKNLGDEDAEDEDEDEDDGDAAFPGKLGKVLREKEKGKSDWKQTIRKGITDTTVTLKKHADRVSNRLRQWWRAKKTSSKKGTKGAKSEL encoded by the exons GTTCTAGAACAGCGCGTGTTGaggaagatgaagacattgttttGGGTTGTGTTTGTTTCAGTGGTGGCTTCAGCATGGTTGCCACTCTCAGAGTGTTTCAAAAAACCCGCAGGGCTTGCTAGGAAAGAGGACATTCCGTACATAAAGTGCCAAGTTTGTGAGATTCTCGCTAAGCAGTTGCACCAGCAGGTGAAGAACAAGCAAGCTGAGATCGCTCCCAAAAag ATCTCGGAGTATGAGATCATTGAGATAACAGAGAACGTTTGTAATCTTAAGAAGGTAGAAGCGGATTGGATATTGCGCATTGATATTGTGGAGAAAGAAGATAGGCTTGAG TTAGTTGAGCATGACTCTGAAGGACAGTGCAATTCTGAGTGCAAGACAATCGAGCGAGCATGTCAGGAG gTTATAGGGTATTCGGATACAGATGTTGCTGAATATCTATATAGTTCCAAGCCTGATGCTGATTCATTGTACAAATATCTTTGTAGAGACCTAACTAAAGCATGCAGCACCAAACCACCCCCTGTCCCTAAG GACAGAATCCCTGGTGAAGCTTTTGTTGCTAagtctgataaggaggctgaaaTGGAAAAGCTACTAAAATCTATGGAG GGCATGCCAGGAGCACCTGGCATGAAAATGTACTCAAGGGATGATTTAATGAACATGAAAAACCTTGGTGATGAAGATGccgaagatgaagatgaagatgaggaTGATGGCGATGCTGCTTTTCCTGGAAAATTG GGAAAAGTTctgagagaaaaggaaaaggggaaAAGTGACTGGAAACAAACGATCAGAAAAGGAATCACAGATACGACTGTGACGCTGAAGAAACATGCAGACCGAGTTTCCAATCGCTTAAGACAGTGGTGGAGGGCAAAGAAAACAAGTTCAAAGAAGGGAACAAAAGGAGCCAAGTCTGAACTTTAG
- the LOC112741612 gene encoding uncharacterized protein isoform X2, which translates to MKTLFWVVFVSVVASAWLPLSECFKKPAGLARKEDIPYIKCQVCEILAKQLHQQVKNKQAEIAPKKISEYEIIEITENVCNLKKVEADWILRIDIVEKEDRLELVEHDSEGQCNSECKTIERACQEVIGYSDTDVAEYLYSSKPDADSLYKYLCRDLTKACSTKPPPVPKDRIPGEAFVAKSDKEAEMEKLLKSMEGMPGAPGMKMYSRDDLMNMKNLGDEDAEDEDEDEDDGDAAFPGKLGKVLREKEKGKSDWKQTIRKGITDTTVTLKKHADRVSNRLRQWWRAKKTSSKKGTKGAKSEL; encoded by the exons atgaagacattgttttGGGTTGTGTTTGTTTCAGTGGTGGCTTCAGCATGGTTGCCACTCTCAGAGTGTTTCAAAAAACCCGCAGGGCTTGCTAGGAAAGAGGACATTCCGTACATAAAGTGCCAAGTTTGTGAGATTCTCGCTAAGCAGTTGCACCAGCAGGTGAAGAACAAGCAAGCTGAGATCGCTCCCAAAAag ATCTCGGAGTATGAGATCATTGAGATAACAGAGAACGTTTGTAATCTTAAGAAGGTAGAAGCGGATTGGATATTGCGCATTGATATTGTGGAGAAAGAAGATAGGCTTGAG TTAGTTGAGCATGACTCTGAAGGACAGTGCAATTCTGAGTGCAAGACAATCGAGCGAGCATGTCAGGAG gTTATAGGGTATTCGGATACAGATGTTGCTGAATATCTATATAGTTCCAAGCCTGATGCTGATTCATTGTACAAATATCTTTGTAGAGACCTAACTAAAGCATGCAGCACCAAACCACCCCCTGTCCCTAAG GACAGAATCCCTGGTGAAGCTTTTGTTGCTAagtctgataaggaggctgaaaTGGAAAAGCTACTAAAATCTATGGAG GGCATGCCAGGAGCACCTGGCATGAAAATGTACTCAAGGGATGATTTAATGAACATGAAAAACCTTGGTGATGAAGATGccgaagatgaagatgaagatgaggaTGATGGCGATGCTGCTTTTCCTGGAAAATTG GGAAAAGTTctgagagaaaaggaaaaggggaaAAGTGACTGGAAACAAACGATCAGAAAAGGAATCACAGATACGACTGTGACGCTGAAGAAACATGCAGACCGAGTTTCCAATCGCTTAAGACAGTGGTGGAGGGCAAAGAAAACAAGTTCAAAGAAGGGAACAAAAGGAGCCAAGTCTGAACTTTAG